Below is a window of Anaerolineae bacterium DNA.
CAACCAGGCCCTCAACCGGACCCGTCATAATGAGCAGGTCTTGGTCCAACGCACCGCCCAACTGGCGGCAAGCAACACATACCTGGAAACGGAAATGCTGCAACGCCAACAAGCCCAGGAAGAGAACGAACATTTGCAACAGCAAATTATCGAAGCGCAGCGTCAAGCCCTTAAAGAACTCTCTACCCCCATTATCCCGGTTATGGACCACATTATAGTGCTGCCCCTGGTGGGCAGCATTGACAGCCTGCGGGCCAGAGACATCACCCGTTCATTACTGGCGGGCATCAGTCACAATCGGGCCAAAGTGGTCATTTTGGATGTCACCGGCGTGCCTGTTATTGATAGCGGCGTGGCCGCTCATTTGAATAGAACTATTCAGGCGGCGCGACTCAAGGGGGCGCGACTCATTATTACCGGCATCTCCGACGCCGTGGCTGAAGCGATTATAGAGTTAGGCATTGATTGGAGCGGCATCGAAACCTTGAGCAACCTGCAAACCGGATTGGTAGCGGCCCTGGGCGCTTTGGGGGTTAGGTTGAGTAAAACATAAAACGATAAGTGATTGCCAACCAGGAGATTAACTATGGAAACAAGTACCATCCAAAAATTAGAAAATTTGCTACTGGTTGCCGTGCC
It encodes the following:
- a CDS encoding STAS domain-containing protein; translation: MAIWFKQIIAPPVFENEDQTRKAKLLNTMQLILLGVMVSVIPILLFLDPRDALTNLSLLVPPIGTIIVLLYLLRRGHIEFSGMLLMIMLWLVITINSWIYGGIRNGAHNSYFIIVAIASLLWGARATLSWGGWCLLTTGGLYMAELNGLMVPFMDYPPVTFGDWFLSAVVFGIVILLLAVGAATLNQALNRTRHNEQVLVQRTAQLAASNTYLETEMLQRQQAQEENEHLQQQIIEAQRQALKELSTPIIPVMDHIIVLPLVGSIDSLRARDITRSLLAGISHNRAKVVILDVTGVPVIDSGVAAHLNRTIQAARLKGARLIITGISDAVAEAIIELGIDWSGIETLSNLQTGLVAALGALGVRLSKT